The genomic stretch CAAaattgaattgctccgatggtaggacaAATGCGTACTTTTATTACAGCTCAAGGCTTAATGAATTGCATgaattttaatgctttatttttttattacatttaatgaattaacgctttaaatcgacagccctgctttaaaaacaatataGCCAATGTTAGTTTTAAATTTTTGGTTAGTTGTAGTCCGCAAATATTTACACAGATATAAACTAAATGAGAGAGGTATGTGTGAGGTTTTGGTGGCCAAATATTTTGAGGTGTTCAACCTCGGGTTATACCCTAAACTCTACAACCAGTGATCATGTGTTTGTGACTTCTGACCGATATTCATGCTTTTAAGGAAGAACTTTGCAGTTCCATTGAGTCAGCAGTCTTTTGAATTGTGCTGACATCAGCTAATAATAATATCACCAATTCATGCAGAACTTCTGTTTGTTTCAATTCCAGGGGCATTTATGGATATCATAGCAAAGTGTGAAATTTCCAGAGTATTACTGCTAATGCTGCTTGAGgtaaattcttgtttatttgtaagGGTTCTTGGTGGGCTCGCATGATGTTGCTACAGTTTGAATGTTCATGAACATAATACAAACAAGTGATAACAatttcaagtgtttttgtttacttttccTGAAATTTATATTTGGGTATGTTTAGCCTCCCCCTCAGAAGCTATTACCCGAGCATGCTCAAACACTAGAACGATACGCCTGGGAATCATTCGACTCGCACAGTCAGGGTAAGACTTCCTAGCTAAATAATACTATAGTATTTGAAATTGCAGTCATTTTAAATTAACTCTTGTCACCTTCCTTCCCCTAGTAAACTTCCTCCCAGAAAATGTGTTCCTCCTCCTACAGTCAGTTGTGGTAAGAATTTGTGCAAACTTCACATTCTCAAAACATATCTTGTGCCAAAATAATTACACGGATGTTTCGTAGAGCCCTTATCTTGGATTAAGTTGGCCAAAATGGTCTGACCTGACTGGTTCTGTTTGCAGATGGCCTGCCAGGAGAAGGATACAGAATCTCTGAAGGCTCTCCAGACAGAACTATGGTGAGCTTTCAGCATTTCCTGCTTCATGCTGGGCTTTGATCTGTATTGGATTGGAGCTGTTGCAATTAGATAACCATTTTGAACCTCCCCTCTGTCAACAGGCCACTCCTTTCAGCAGAACAGAATCATCTCCTCCATTTAGTGGTTCAGGAGAGAATTACACCCTCTGGTCAGGGCATATAATTAAGTCCCtttcaccccccacccccacgaTACAAGTTTTGTTGGAACAGTCCTATGCCAGTGCCTGGTGCATTTTGCATGAGGACTGTAGGTCAGTGGACCTAGTAgaactgtactgtatatacacataagAAAACAGATTTGCCTCTATTGACATGCTTAACTGTCATGTCTCAGAATTGTTACTCATAGAAACTGGCTTCTatgaatacatacattttattcttcattaatattatatttaaaagcaGAAAGATTTTGTTGTATATTAATCaatgttgtaaataaaattacaaaagagATTCTTATAATCAGGTTTTTATTTGTGTGATTACTAAAATGAATGTCCTTCTCTGTAGAGTTTACACTGTTTGgctttgcattaaaaaaataaaactgattcttCCCATTGTCTGtcaaattgcaaaataaaaacacttgTAGAACAGGCTGAACCTTTGGTTAAGCAAACAAAATACAGTAAGCAGAAACTATAAATTAGACCTCCATATAACAAGGGGCTTCTTCCTTGAGAGAAtactgaattgtttttttgttttgtttatttactcCCATTAAAAATACATTGACACTTTTTAAGATTCTGAAAGCTGAACTCTTTTGGAACATTCTGTGCTCTAGAATCAGAATCATACGTGATCATCCGACCACACGAACATCCTTCATATTCATGCTAATCAAAATTGTTGGCATAGCAATAGGGCCCATGATGTTATCAACGTAAACTTTCTGCACCTTGAGTTGTACAAGTCACATAGAAATAGAACTGTAAATATCGTGGCAAAGCGTTTGTTTAGTCAAATTACAAAAAGAACTCTACATTATGGAGCCCCTCAGAGGACCGGGCAAcaattttttctgaaatagttttgcgttcccttgcaatacatacagtataccatAGTATTCCTACAGTAACCAaaatgtaaagggatagttcactcaaaaatgaaaattctcatcatttactcaccctcatgccatcagatgtgtatgatttcctttcttctgctgaacacaaacgaagattttcagatgaatattcagctctgtaggtccatacaatgcaagtgaatggtggccagaacattaaagttccaaaaagcatgtaaaagcagcataaaagtcatccataagactctggtggtttaatccatatcttcagagttgatatgattagtgtgggtgagaaacagatcaataagtcCTTATTTACTAGAAATCTCTactatcactttcacattctgtttTTGTTgctggcgattcacattctttgtacatatcgccacctactgggaagggaggagaatttatagtaaaaaaggacttaaatattgatctgttctgaagatatggatttaaccactggagtcgtgtggattacgtttatgctgcctttatgtgctttttgaagcttcaaagttctggccaccattcacttccattgtgtggacctacagagctgaacatttttgttttcagcagaagaaaggaagtcatgtcatgagggtgagtaaatgatgagaaaataatcatttttgggataactatacctttaaccatgatattcatagtgaaaccatagtgataatagaGATAATACACACTAAAACTTTcgttataaaaatcataattttgtggttatggttttactatacaaataccacaGTAGGTTTTACCGTAtagtagactgtagtaaccatagtttttggtgtTAATTTGGTGTAAATAATTCatctgtagtaatattgtagtaaccatgactgttgtaggctaaccatgttttgttttttggtggaaacacatttttactataataatattgtagtaactataaaaagtaagttgttttttttgttttttgtggtggaaaccatggttttatggTATACTGTATCAGTGTAGTAAGCATGGTTTtgctatagattaaccatggtaattctAGTGGTTACTGGTTTTACTacaaaccataaccacaaaattattattatttttttttttaccatagttttcattttcctgtattattactatgggaatatcaaggttaaaatatggttactatagtaaaaccatggtaaatctaTTGCGAgggcaaaactatttcagaaaaaaaaaaatccccctaAAAGTCTTCTAAGGCACTATCCTGTGCTATTGCcatttacaacaaaacaaaaatccattGAAAAGAAATACAGTGACATAGTGTGAGACATAATGTCAGAacaaacatacagttgtgctcaaaagtttgcataccctggcagaaattgtgaaaattttggcattgattttgaaaataaaactgtcttttatttaagggtagtgatcatatgaagccatttattatcacatagttgtttggctccttttaaaatcataatgataacagaaatcacccaaatggccctgatcaaaagtttacatacccttgaatgtttggccttgttacagtcacacaaggtgacacacacaggtttaaatggcaattaaaggttaatttcccacacctgtgactttttaaattgcaataagtgtctgtgtataaatagtcaatgagtttgttagctctcacgtggatgcactgagtaggctagatactgagccatggggagcagaaaagaactgtcaaaagacctgtgtaacaaggtaatggaactttataaagatggaaaaggatataaaaagatatccaaaggcatgaaaatgccagtcagtactgttcaatcacttatctcttgataccaagccaaggtcagttagaccaagaaagatttcagccacaactgccagaagaactgtttgggatacaaagaaaaacccacaggtaacctcaggagaaatacaggctgctctggaaaaagacggtgtggttgtttcaaggagcacaatacgacgatacttgaacaaaaatgagctgcatggtcgagttgccagaaagaagcctttactgcactaatgccacaaaaaagcccggttacaatatgcctgacaacaccttgacacgcctcacagcttctggcacactgtaatttggagtgacaagccCAAAATAGAATtctatggtcacaaccataagcgctatgtttagagaggggtcaacaaggcctatagtgaaaagaatatcatccccactgtgaagcatggtggtggctcactattgttttgggggtgtatgagctctaaaggcacggggaatcttgtgaaaattgatggcaagatgaatgcagcatgttatcagaaaatattggcagacaatttgcatttttctgcacgaaagctgcgcatgggatgctcttggactttccagcatgacaatgaccctaagcacaaggccaagttgaccctccagtggttacagcagaaaaaggtgaaggttctggagtggccatcacagtctcctgaccttaatatcatcgagccactctggggagatctcaaacatgcggttcatgcaagacgaccaaagactttgcatgacctggaggcattttaccaagatgaatgggcagctataccatctgcaagaatttggggcctcacagacaactattacaaaagactgcacgctgtcattgatgctaaaaggggcaatacacagtattaagaactaagggtatgcagacttttgaacaggggtcatttcatttttatttgtatttattttttgccatgttttgttttgtgattgtgccattctgttataatctactgttgaatatgaatcccataagaaataaaagaaatgtgttttgcctgctcactcatgttttctttaaaaatggtacatatattaccatttctccaagggtatgcaaacttttgagcacaactctatgtCAGAACAAATATACTTTGGTTTATATTAGTTTGACTCGAACCAAAATAAACCTATGTATGTTTGTTCTGACATAATGTATCTAGTTTAAAGTGCACGTGATGTTCTACAGAAACAATCATTCAACTCTCAGAAGAAAGTTTAAAACTACACTCtcataacatttatatatatatatatatatatttatgtactttATATGTAAAACTTTCTCTTTAtagatacatttttacatttcattcctgaatatactatatattcacatCTTGACCATCCTTAAAAAATAAGCCCACACAATAAAGTGTGTTCAGACCCTCTCATTGCCCTCAGTGCTTTATTAAAACAATCCACTGTATTCCAACATTTATCTTCTTGTTTAATAAACCTTTCTGGCCATGTTTCTTCAAATGCTGAGTAAAGCGTTTCTCATTGGTAGATTTTAAGTTTTGCAAAATGAGCTGCAGATGTTGTCATTAGTTGTACAAGTTCTGACAATTCTAACCGAGACCTGTAACATCTCAGACAACTCATTATGCGTAACTTACTGCACCTAGACTTTGAAGTAAAACAATAATTCATAGTCTACAGTAAATTTTGCATGACAAAAGAATAACCTAGGCTGAAGATTTGCACTGGGGGCGAGGGCTAAAGTTTAATCCACTCTCTTGCGCAGGATGATATACATAATTCCCGTGAAGAGGGTCAGCAGCCAGCCAAACCAGGCCATGATGTAAGACCAGCCATACCACCCATCCTTCTCACCtctgtgaaaatgatcagtgtaGACTGACAGAGCCACCATTATGCAGAAACCTAGAGAGGCAACATAGTGTAAGTCAATGTCAGATGAAATTCATTAGTGCCCTGTATGTTTGTTTTCTTACTGAGTTTGAGACAACTTTAGAACAGCACTAGATTTCCAGACAAAGGAACTTACAGGAGATGAGTTGCACAACACCGGAGATGGTGAAGCGCTTTCCTTTACCCAGAGTAAAGAGTTGAAATATGAACACAGTGAGAGAGATCACAGCAAACAGGCAGGACAGCACTGCAAATGCCTGTACCGCCTGCAGATAGTCTAGAAGGAGTGATTGAAGGGATATATTTTATAGCCTATGTCCCAGTCTGTACAAgtatatgtaattatttacttatCTGATGACAAAGCGAATGCTTCAACACTGTTTCTGACCTTATTGATAGCTGATTGCAAAGCACAAAAACATGGCAAGTGAAAAAGAAGTTCACTGAACCATCATTGTTACTGTCAGGGGAAATGCATTGTTTGTCTCACCTTTCCGGTAAGAGGTGGGTATGTCCATGTACACCCAAACATCGTCATTGTTCTCCATCACCCATCTTCCCCACAGGTCTGTGTAAAGGGTCCTTGTAAACCACCATGCCTGGGAAAAGCAAAAGACAACCCAATTCGATGTATTTCCTGGTATGTCTTTGGACAAAGATGTGCATCTATACTCAGCTAAAACTATCAGAGAGTTCTTCAAACACAAAAcagtttgttaaaaaataaacaatattattaatatgGAAAATTATAGGTTCAATGACTGTCAGGCCAACAGTAGTAGTAAAAACACATCCAAATGACAACTTACATACTTCTCAAGTCAATCTGTTTGCACTTCAtttcattaaaggaacagttcacctgaAAATTCAAAATTTACTCAATAAATTTACAATTTACTCactcccatgccatcccagatgtgtatgactttctttcttctgatgaacacaaattaagatttttagaagaatttctcagctctgtaggtccagaactttgaagctccaaaaagtatataaaggcagcataaaaataatccatacaactccagtggttaaatccataacttcagaagtgatataataaaagtgtgggtaagaaacagatcaatatttaagtccttttttactataactctccactttcacttgcacattcttcttcttttatttttgctgattcacattatttgtgcatatcgccacctactgggcagggaggagaatgtatagtatAATAGTAAAAAGGTAGTAAAAATGTATctgtctcacccacacttatcatatcgcttctgaagttatggatttaaccattggacttattttggattacttctgtgctgcctttatgtactttttgaccttcaaagttctggccaccattcacttgcattgtatggacctacagaggaaatattcaaaatcttcatttgtgttcagcaaaagaaagaaagtcatacatatctgggatggcatgagggtgagtaaatgatgagagaattttcttttttggtagaACTAGGACAGAACattcagaaagaaaaaagaaagaaagaaagattcacTTACATCATCTATAGTTGCCCAAAAGAGGAAGAAAATTGTAGTAAGATGAAGCAAACAGATTCCTGCCAGGGCCTTCAACATATTCAGAAGATGAAGGGAAGAAAACAAGGTGGAACAATATCCTGCTGTGcagaaaatattacaaaacatgaCACAGTAGTTATTCCACATCAAAAGGCCACCTATCATATGATGGCTGCTTGGGAGTGTAATAGAAATGAGACAGTTTTAGCCATGTGTCACACTGATGGTATTGTGGGATGCAATGACTTAGATGTCATTTTTTCATTATCCAAAATGCTGATGCATGCTTTTCATTCACATGAATACTTTCCCCAATTTAGTAATAACTTCTATGGAAATTAAGGcatgtgtatttatttacacttatgTCAGGTTAATTCTTCCTACAATGCTTACAGTGAAGCATTCATGTCATGGCATTAAAGTTTCATGTGTCCTAATAGACACATGCAATTGGCAGCTATTATGTTCTCTTCTAATAGTGCCTGGTGACCAACTCCTATTGGGACAGTTAGCTGCTTCCAAAATTACATGCACAGATTTCCATCTGCTTTTTAACTATAATAGATGTCACGTGAGGCAAGAAGAACTAAAGGGGTGGGGAAGATGCCTTTTTTATCACACTTAGGTGGAGTGACGTCCCATAAAATGCTGATGCATGCTTTTCATACAATCTACAAAGAGattttcaagaaaaaaataaaataatataatatcatattagaCCTTCTGCCACTACATTCATATTTTATGTATTAGTGGGCGATTCAAAATAACGTTCATGCGGCCATGCGTGCATAAGCAATCTATTATTTATTGTCATCTACCAGCAAATCTACATTTCATACACATTCAACGAATATACAAAGGAATGATTGTCCCAAATGCGGTTAACATCACGGCTACCGCAAATTACAGATGTCTGATACAAAGAAGGAATTCGTGCAACGTCATACGTTCGGCTGTGGCTTTATCCAAACAGTTTGGATCAAAAGTGATCAGTTACAGTTCCGTATATTTATTCCATTTCttttagttctattttattttgtagatgcctaaatgtaataaaaaacgATGCCTTTAAAATCTCACCGACAGATCATTTTTACAGCGCTGGCACAGATAGGAAAACGTTACCTTGAGTATTTTAAGCTGACAATTTATTTCTTGGTTTTCGCAGTCTATCTGTTGACCCACCATCCAAGAGGATTCTCACTTCCCCTCACCTCGTCAGTTGTCTCGCCCCCCTCCCGCACTCTTTGCTGCAGAGAGAACCCCACCCATCCCGAGGACTTACTTTTACTAAGTCCTTACGTATCCCACATCCAGATAGCGTACAAGGAGACACACAAATGTTGATTTCTGCTGTTGTTAAaaagctacccaaaatattttattcaacGAGTTGAACTGCTTTTGAGCCCAATGTTTAGATGCTTCATCTGCATTCGAAATCACACTAAGTTTCTCCCTTGAATTTGCCGCATACCCGCTCAATCATTACTGGTACATCTCCATAGATTTCTAAGAGTTTGTGAATTCTTCATCCTACTACCAAAAACTGTTTTGTGCTGTACACCCTAGCTGATCTATCCACATGCCACAGCATCCTAACTCAGCTCGTCTATAAATACACGAGGACCGCAGCCTCCAGACACGACCAGAGTCGTACACATAACTGCACTGCACCTGCAAGCCAAGGTTAAAAAAAACCCCACATGCATCACATGGCTACCGAACGTTCAAAACTCATCTGTCCAATCACAGTGAAGTTAAGTAGCTCAAGGCAGAAACTGATGCAGCGGTTGATGAGTCATCTAGAGTAGACTTGTAGCGACACCCCGCGTCTGAgctatagttcaccccaaaatgaaaactctctgaTCAGTTACCCTCATGGGCGATTCTAGTATTTACATTTTAAGCCCCCAGTGACACTTTAAGATGTGAACATGTATGTATTCAACTCTGCTgcacagtgttttttttaaaactgtttagATAATTCAAGCTAGCCAGGTAATATTCCTTTAGAATActgtcattttctataataaacacaaatagttgtaaaaaaaataacagaaactGCTTGAAGAACCATATACATAGACAAATAATATACCATTGTAACTGTCTATTTATTGGCAACACGTTTTATCTGTCCTaatcattcatattttttttcattctccatttattaacaaaaacagCAGAACATGAATCAATAATTTCACAACTTCTATAGATTAGTTATGTTAAACAGCACAAAAAATCTGATTACAACAAATGTCACATTTAGCTTGGTCGTTATTTAGTGGATTGAACACCAAAAGAATCActggctacgtttacatgcaccctcataatgcgattacTGTGGAGTTACCTAGGTAACTTGGTATCAATGTTAACTTGATaattaggcaacaaataaaaaaaaaaaactcagatcttttatgaaattacacagaaaattggTCTATAGTgacaaaaagaactgcataaagtcttatagataataaattatgccttttctgttttaatttttctgaattccatgttaaatgttttaattaattattatgatCAAACTGTGTTTAATcagatacatactgtacagcttcagtcaatgaaaatataataatttataaattattacatttgataaaaaacaaaaaaggtgcacaacagagctttacaatattaatgacaacattaaatgaaaacaatctgataacCTGAGGCAAAaagctgccatggctgaatcacaacattcagtactggtattcagcttttgtgatattgcttacagataataatactaataatataaccatttcatattatattattgttattattagtattattgctactactttgaatactacacttttatacagtagtaatatttttctgtcataatgtcttcaatttcatgcatacAGGTGAATAATGTGCTCATTTCagtaggacttttattttgaaagacctttgaagttcttcctgtttttgaag from Myxocyprinus asiaticus isolate MX2 ecotype Aquarium Trade chromosome 7, UBuf_Myxa_2, whole genome shotgun sequence encodes the following:
- the LOC127444143 gene encoding epithelial membrane protein 2-like isoform X2; its protein translation is MLKALAGICLLHLTTIFFLFWATIDDAWWFTRTLYTDLWGRWVMENNDDVWVYMDIPTSYRKDYLQAVQAFAVLSCLFAVISLTVFIFQLFTLGKGKRFTISGVVQLISCFCIMVALSVYTDHFHRGEKDGWYGWSYIMAWFGWLLTLFTGIMYIILRKRVD
- the LOC127444143 gene encoding epithelial membrane protein 2-like isoform X3 — its product is MVGQQIDCENQEINCQLKILKALAGICLLHLTTIFFLFWATIDDAWWFTRTLYTDLWGRWVMENNDDVWVYMDIPTSYRKGKRFTISGVVQLISCFCIMVALSVYTDHFHRGEKDGWYGWSYIMAWFGWLLTLFTGIMYIILRKRVD
- the LOC127444143 gene encoding epithelial membrane protein 2-like isoform X1, with the protein product MVGQQIDCENQEINCQLKILKALAGICLLHLTTIFFLFWATIDDAWWFTRTLYTDLWGRWVMENNDDVWVYMDIPTSYRKDYLQAVQAFAVLSCLFAVISLTVFIFQLFTLGKGKRFTISGVVQLISCFCIMVALSVYTDHFHRGEKDGWYGWSYIMAWFGWLLTLFTGIMYIILRKRVD